The bacterium genome has a segment encoding these proteins:
- the rplK gene encoding 50S ribosomal protein L11, with amino-acid sequence MAKKVMTSIKLQIKAGQANPAPPVGPALGQHGLNIMEFCNAFNERTKEQMGLVTPVVITVFQDRSFSFITKTPPASVLIKKAIGLDKGSVTPGRTSVGTISRAKLREIAATKREDLNAGSDEAAMKIIAGTARSMGLDIV; translated from the coding sequence ATGGCTAAGAAAGTCATGACATCGATCAAGTTGCAGATCAAGGCCGGGCAGGCCAATCCCGCCCCTCCGGTGGGTCCCGCCCTGGGCCAGCATGGTCTGAACATCATGGAATTCTGCAACGCCTTCAATGAGAGGACCAAGGAGCAGATGGGCCTGGTGACCCCCGTGGTCATCACCGTCTTCCAGGATCGGAGCTTCAGCTTCATCACGAAGACCCCGCCTGCTTCCGTTCTGATCAAGAAGGCCATCGGCCTGGACAAGGGCAGCGTCACGCCCGGCCGGACTTCCGTCGGCACGATCTCCCGCGCCAAGCTGCGCGAGATCGCCGCCACCAAGAGGGAAGACCTGAACGCCGGATCCGACGAGGCCGCGATGAAGATCATCGCCGGCACCGCGCGGAGCATGGGGCTGGACATCGTCTAG
- the rplJ gene encoding 50S ribosomal protein L10 has protein sequence MARPEKIAEVEAITERMQAAQCMILADYAGCTVEQMTRFRETCRSKAVDCRVVKNRLARIAADNCDLGVMKDHLKGPTAILFGLESQIDAAKIVAEFVKDNEKMQIKGGMLDGQYLTEAEVVALSKTPSKEELIAKMMGSINSPASGLVGTMNGVAAALARAIDAVAKQKGEAA, from the coding sequence ATGGCACGTCCCGAAAAAATTGCGGAGGTGGAAGCCATCACCGAGCGGATGCAGGCCGCACAGTGCATGATCCTCGCGGATTATGCCGGCTGCACCGTGGAGCAGATGACTCGCTTTCGGGAGACCTGTCGGAGCAAGGCGGTGGATTGCCGGGTCGTGAAGAACCGGCTCGCCCGCATCGCGGCCGACAACTGCGATCTGGGTGTCATGAAGGACCACCTCAAGGGTCCGACCGCCATCCTGTTCGGTCTCGAAAGCCAGATCGACGCCGCCAAGATCGTCGCTGAATTCGTTAAGGATAACGAAAAGATGCAGATCAAGGGCGGCATGCTCGATGGCCAGTACCTCACCGAAGCCGAGGTCGTCGCCCTCAGCAAGACGCCGAGCAAGGAGGAGCTGATCGCCAAGATGATGGGCAGCATCAACTCCCCGGCCAGCGGTCTCGTGGGCACGATGAACGGAGTCGCCGCCGCGCTTGCGCGCGCCATCGACGCCGTCGCGAAGCAGAAGGGCGAGGCCGCCTAG
- the nusG gene encoding transcription termination/antitermination protein NusG, giving the protein MKWFVIHANTGHENKVKRNIEMAIKSQHMEENFGEVLVATQEVTEMKNGKRSTVKRKFFPSYILVEMIMNKETQHFINGIPGVTRFVGGTPLKPESITKEEVDRILGRISAPDDDRETLEIPYNVGDSVQVMDGPFTEWIGVINEINHDKGKLKVMISIFGSETPVELDFLQVKPV; this is encoded by the coding sequence TCGTCATCCACGCCAACACCGGTCACGAGAACAAGGTCAAGCGCAACATCGAGATGGCCATCAAGAGCCAGCACATGGAAGAGAACTTCGGTGAGGTGCTCGTCGCGACCCAGGAAGTCACCGAGATGAAGAACGGCAAGCGCTCCACCGTGAAGCGCAAGTTCTTCCCGAGCTACATCCTGGTCGAGATGATCATGAACAAGGAGACGCAGCACTTCATCAACGGCATTCCGGGCGTGACCCGCTTCGTCGGCGGCACCCCCCTCAAGCCCGAGTCGATCACGAAGGAGGAGGTGGACCGCATCCTCGGTCGCATCTCCGCCCCGGACGACGACAGGGAGACCCTTGAGATCCCCTACAACGTGGGAGACAGCGTCCAGGTCATGGACGGGCCTTTCACCGAGTGGATCGGCGTGATCAACGAGATCAATCACGACAAGGGCAAGCTGAAGGTCATGATCTCGATTTTCGGTTCGGAGACCCCGGTGGAGCTGGATTTCCTGCAGGTCAAGCCTGTCTGA
- the rplA gene encoding 50S ribosomal protein L1: MKRGKSYNKAVEGYDKTGTYAIGEAIGLLSQMPKAKFDETVEMAVRLNVNPRHADQMVRGTVVLPNGTGQTVRVLVITRGPKEQEAKDAGADMVGADEYLPKIQDGWTDCDVIIATPDMMGELGKLGRILGPRGLMPNPKVGTVTMDIAKAVREAKAGRIEYRVDKAGVINVPIGKRSFDNEALTGNAIALYRELVRVKPSAVKGIYVKSLFVSGTMTPSVRVDHTTCA, translated from the coding sequence ATGAAACGCGGAAAATCCTACAACAAGGCCGTCGAGGGCTACGACAAGACCGGAACCTACGCCATCGGCGAGGCGATCGGGCTGCTGTCGCAGATGCCCAAGGCCAAGTTCGACGAGACGGTGGAAATGGCCGTGCGTCTGAACGTCAATCCCCGTCACGCCGACCAGATGGTTCGCGGCACCGTGGTGCTGCCGAACGGGACCGGACAGACCGTCCGGGTCCTGGTCATCACGCGCGGTCCCAAGGAGCAGGAGGCGAAGGACGCCGGTGCCGACATGGTCGGGGCCGACGAGTACCTGCCCAAGATCCAGGACGGTTGGACGGATTGCGACGTCATCATCGCCACCCCCGACATGATGGGTGAGCTGGGCAAGCTGGGCCGGATCCTCGGTCCCCGCGGGCTCATGCCGAACCCGAAGGTCGGCACCGTCACCATGGACATCGCCAAGGCGGTGCGGGAAGCGAAGGCCGGGCGGATCGAGTATCGCGTCGACAAGGCCGGCGTGATCAACGTTCCCATCGGCAAGCGTTCGTTCGACAACGAGGCGCTGACGGGCAACGCGATCGCGCTCTATCGCGAGCTGGTGCGGGTCAAGCCGTCGGCCGTGAAGGGCATCTACGTCAAGTCGCTGTTCGTTTCCGGCACCATGACGCCGTCCGTGCGCGTCGATCACACCACCTGCGCCTGA
- the rplL gene encoding 50S ribosomal protein L7/L12, whose translation MSEINLSENAAKVLELIEGMSLLEAADLVKAMEEKFGVSAAAPVAVAAVAGGGEAAAAEEQTEFNVVLTGVGDKKIQVIKVVRAITGLGLKEAKDLVEGAPTNVKEGVSKEEADDLKGQLEEVGAIVDVK comes from the coding sequence ATGAGCGAGATCAACCTGAGCGAGAACGCCGCCAAGGTCCTGGAGCTGATCGAGGGCATGAGCCTGCTGGAGGCCGCCGACCTGGTGAAGGCCATGGAAGAGAAGTTCGGCGTGAGCGCCGCCGCCCCCGTGGCCGTGGCCGCCGTCGCCGGTGGTGGCGAAGCCGCCGCCGCCGAGGAGCAGACCGAGTTCAACGTCGTGCTGACCGGTGTCGGCGACAAGAAGATCCAGGTCATCAAGGTCGTGCGTGCGATCACCGGTCTGGGCCTGAAGGAGGCCAAGGACCTGGTCGAGGGCGCCCCGACCAACGTCAAGGAAGGCGTCTCGAAGGAAGAGGCGGACGACCTCAAGGGCCAGCTGGAGGAAGTCGGCGCCATCGTCGACGTCAAGTAG